TTTTGAGCCaaaaacacatcacatttaGGTCCTCCAAGACAAGTGTCATTAAACATCACATTGAGATCCTCCAAGTGTCATTAAACATCACATTGAGGTCCTCGTCAATGTCAAACATTTTGTAAAGAGGAAATGTACGTCAGTTGTGCAATTTTGTTAAACTTGTGGACATTTGAATTACACACATATTTCATATTTAATGTGAGATTATTGACTTGAAATCTACAATTCAGAGAGATTCTGTCAGAGTTCTAACTACgtccaaacacaaaacacacatacttaacacacacacacactaacacacacacacacacacacacacacacacacacacacacacacacacacacacacacacacacacacacacacacacacacacacacacacacacacacacacacacacacaaacaaacacacaaaaagccTCTTCAGACCAGCCACAGACAAGCTTGGAATGGCTGGCAGGTTGTTCagacggatgtgtgtgtgtgtgtgtgtgtgtgtgtgtgtgtgtgtgtgtgtgtgtgtgtgtgtgtgtgtgtgtgtgtgtgtgtgtgtgtgtgtgtgtgtgtgtgtgtgtagggcggGAAGCTGGGTCTTTTAGGGCGTGATTTATAATTGAGAGgtgtttacatacacacacacagtgagcacTTCATgaccagggggagggagggggagggagggagggagagagagggatgggggaggaagACCTCAAACCCTTTTAAATTTTAATTTTCCGGTGGTCAGGGAggtagggggtgaggaggaggtgggggtgaggttcAGGTGGAGGGGTgttgggtggaggtgaggggctTGGGGGAGACGTCAGCTGACGTCGCGGTGTGGACTCCAACCTCACTATTGAAcaaggagcaggagggagtCAGCGCGTGCTGACGTCGCACCCAGCAGCGCCCCCGGCGGCCAACACGTGCAACCTCACGCCGACACGTTTCATGGTAAACAACTGGTATCTCTAATGAGGCTATGTCGAATTATCAGCCATGTTCCTCACACATGTCCGCAATATTTTAATAACCACATACTGTGGTGTTGTAACTGTTTCTctgattatttattaaaatcccgtttctattgtggtctgaCTTAGAACCCGCATCAGATCAAGTCCCCGCCGAAGTCCCTCCCAAAAAGTCCAAAACGTACCAAATACATATGATATACAGACTTTATAACGACTACTCTTCCACTCTCGATTCATTCTGGCGTACCGCAAGACTTCGTCCTATAAACGTTATTCTCTGGCTCCCTCGTGTGGTGTGTTCGACTATTGCATTCACTATTTTGTAAAGAATATGAatcaatgaaatatatatttccacTTTTTGTATCTTATGGTCAGAATCTGTGGTACATTGAAGAGCAAAATGAATAACCGATTGCTGTCAGGCTTTTTCCTTCTCTGTTAAAATCCTTTAAAATTACAAATTTTTCCCATTTCTTTCGGAAGCAAAAAGAAACATGGAGGAAGctgtatattattttatgaACCAATtctaataaacatttcaccaAATAAACAGAAATTTGTAAGCAAACATAGAACACAGAATGCGACATGTTGACAGCATGTTAACCGTAGTCGGTGAGTGAGGTAATCCGTAACACCAGATGACATCACAGGATGACATCACATGATGACGTCACAAGACGACATCGAGAGACAACATCACCCGATGAGGTCACCCGATGGCATCACCCGATGGCATCACCCGATGACATCACCTGATGACATCACCCGATGACATCAGGCTTATGGTCTCCTCCCGGTATTGGACCTCCATCATCCCCCCGCAGCCGGACCTGACGGAGGAGGAGTAGCTCTGGGGTCGCGACTCCACGTGTTCCAGGACCTCTTGCCGGACGACGGAGTTATGACCCCGGAACACCATCAGGACCAGGCACCCCCCGGGGCGGAGCAGCCCCCACCCCTCCAGGGCCCGCAGGTCAGGGAGGTAGTGCTGGGGGTCGTGGTCCATCAGGACCAGGTCcagacccccctcctcctccccctggtcGCCATGGAGAGGCCGCCTCAGCCCAGCGATGGCCTCGGCTGAGCTGCAGGTCAGTACCTCGAACTGGAGAGGAGATACAGAAGGCCTACTGTCAGAACACTTAACATGTAATTACACAGTACATCTACTATTATTACACTTAAAATGTTATAACACATAACATGTTATTACACAGTACATCTACTGTTATTACACTTAAAATGTTATAACACATAACATGTTATTACACAGTACATCTACTGTTATTACACTTGCAATGTTATAACACCTAACATGTTATTACACAGTACAACTACTGCTATTATAACACATGTAATAACACTTAACATGTTATTATCCTTAACATGTTATTGCACTTAACTTTTATTGTTATTAAACCTTGATGTTATAACACAGAACCTCTACAGTTATCTATTGATGTCATCACAAGTTATAACCTTTTATATAACTGTAGATTATATTACAACTTTCTAttcaaaaatatttgaaaaaaatcgaTTGGCTTCTTTAAACATcagcctgtacacacacacgcacacgtatctGGGTTTGCTCCTCCCACCTGGTGGTGTTTGAACCCAGCCACCAGCActagctcctcccccagctcggCGCTGAGGGGGTCCGCCTCCACCGCCAGCAGCcgcccaccagggggcagcagcCTCAGGGTCCGCACCGCGCTGTAGCCGCAGCCCAGGCCTAGCTCCAGCACGCGCCGCGGGGCCGCGCGCACCACCACCTCGTCCAGCTCCACCCCTACAGGACGGAAGGGGAAACGGTCAAGTCGGAAAAACATGGACGCTTACGCTAAACTAGCAGAACACGAATGTATTGTAATAATTACAATACATTACAATTAATAATAACTACGCAACTGTTATTACCCTTGATAAGATGTTATTACACACCAGTACATCTACTGTTATAACTCCACATGTTATAACACCTAATACCATGTTATAACACAGTACATCTACTGCTATAATACCACATGTTATTACACCTAATACAATGTTATAACACTTATAACATGTTAGAACACAGTACATCTACTGTTATCTACTGTTATCACCACATGCTGTTACACGTTATAACATGTTATAACACTTAATAATGTGTTATTGAATCACATGTTATGACACTTAATAACATGTTATAACGGATTACAACCAGgccgacctctgaccctccccAGCTCCAGGGTGTGGTGTGTCTCGGCGTAGAGGTCAAAGGTCTCCAGGACGCTGTCTGCCCGGCCATGGGTGCACTGGGAGAACACGAAGGCGTGGGTCCTCCTGGGGCACGCCGGCCCCCGCGCCCACCGCAGCACCCGGTTCAGAGCCCCCCGCCCCGCGGCCAGGATCCCCCGCTGACGGGCCAGCAGGGCCAGCAGGCCCAGCAGGGGGACGGAGAGCGGGAGCAGCCAcatctggagagagagtggaggtcCGTGAGGTAAATCAGAGTGGAA
The window above is part of the Gadus macrocephalus chromosome 10, ASM3116895v1 genome. Proteins encoded here:
- the LOC132466330 gene encoding transmembrane O-methyltransferase homolog; protein product: MWLLPLSVPLLGLLALLARQRGILAAGRGALNRVLRWARGPACPRRTHAFVFSQCTHGRADSVLETFDLYAETHHTLELGRVRGVELDEVVVRAAPRRVLELGLGCGYSAVRTLRLLPPGGRLLAVEADPLSAELGEELVLVAGFKHHQFEVLTCSSAEAIAGLRRPLHGDQGEEEGGLDLVLMDHDPQHYLPDLRALEGWGLLRPGGCLVLMVFRGHNSVVRQEVLEHVESRPQSYSSSVRSGCGGMMEVQYREETISLMSSGDVIR